A genomic segment from Callithrix jacchus isolate 240 chromosome 8, calJac240_pri, whole genome shotgun sequence encodes:
- the LOC100393688 gene encoding creatine kinase U-type, mitochondrial, with the protein MAGPFSRLLSARPGLRLLTLAGAGSLAAGFLLRPEPVRAASERRRLYPPSAEYPDLRKHNNCMASHLTPAVYARLCDKTTPTGWTLDQCIQTGVDNPGHPFIKTVGMVAGDEETYEVFADLFDPVIQERHNGYDPRTMKHTTDLDASKIRSGYFDERYVLSSRVRTGRSIRGLSLPPACTRAERREVERVVVEALSGLKGDLAGRYYRLSEMTEAEQQQLIDDHFLFDKPVSPLLTAAGMARDWPDARGIWHNNEKSFLIWVNEEDHTRVISMEKGGNMKRVFERFCRGLKEVERLIQERGWEFMWNERLGYILTCPSNLGTGLRAGVHIKLPLLSKDSRFPKILENLRLQKRGTGGVDTAATGGVFDISNLDRLGKSEVELVQLVIDGVNYLIDCERRLERGQDIRIPAPLIHTKH; encoded by the exons ATGGCTGGTCCCTTCTCCCGTCTGCTGTCTGCCCGCCCGGGACTCAGGCTCCTGACTTTGGCCGGAGCGGGGTCTCTAGCCGCTGGCTTTCTGCTCCGACCGGAACCTGTACGAGCGGCCAGTGAACGACGGAGGCTGTATCCCCCGAG CGCTGAGTACCCAGACCTCCGAAAGCACAACAACTGCATGGCCAGTCACCTGACCCCAGCAGTCTATGCACGGCTCTGCGACAAGACCACACCCACTGGTTGGACGCTAGATCAGTGTATCCAGACTGGCGTGGACAACCCTGGCCACCCCTTCATCAAGactgtgggcatggtggctggagATGAGGAGACCTATGAG GTATTTGCTGACCTCTTTGACCCTGTGATCCAAGAGCGACACAATGGATATGACCCCCGGACAATGAAACACACCACTGATCTGGATGCCAGTAAG ATCCGTTCTGGCTACTTTGATGAGAGGTATGTATTATCCTCGAGAGTGAGAACTGGCCGAAGCATCCGAGGACTCAGTCTGCCTCCAGCTTGCACTCGAGCAGAGCGACGAGAGGTGGAACGTGTTGTGGTGGAAGCACTGAGTGGCCTGAAGGGTGACCTGGCTGGACGTTACTATAGGCTCAGTGAGATGACAGAGGCTGAACAGCAGCAGCTTATTGAT GACCATTTTCTGTTTGATAAGCCTGTGTCTCCATTGCTGACTGCTGCAGGAATGGCTCGAGACTGGCCAGATGCTCGTGGAATTTG GCACAACAATGAGAAGAGCTTCCTGATCTGGGTGAATGAGGAGGATCATACACGGGTCATCTCCATGGAGAAGGGTGGCAACATGAAAAGAGTGTTTGAAAGATTCTGCAGAGGCCTCAAAGAG GTGGAGCGACTTATCCAAGAACGTGGCTGGGAGTTCATGTGGAATGAGCGTTTGGGATACATCTTGACCTGTCCATCTAACCTGGGCACTGGACTTCGGGCAGGAGTGCACATCAAACTGCCCCTGCTAAGCAAA GATAGCCGCTTCCCAAAGATCCTGGAGAACCTAAGACTCCAGAAGCGTGGTACTGGAGGAGTGGACACTGCTGCCACAGGTGGTGTCTTTGACATTTCTAATTTGGACCGACTAGGCAAATCAGAG GTGGAGCTGGTGCAACTGGTCATTGATGGAGTAAACTATTTGATTGACTGTGAACGGCGTCTGGAAAGAGGCCAGGATATCCGCATCCCCGCACCTCTCATACACACCAAGCATTAA